Proteins from a genomic interval of Posidoniimonas polymericola:
- a CDS encoding DUF1571 domain-containing protein, with amino-acid sequence MTPAARYLLTAVLAMAPLAPAAAQQITQPVYRVPAQQAAPAQAPPAQAPVQLAQAAMPAAPASSPRVDPHVTPVSLPAGATRPEGLEGSPFDIYELPGEHPLMPCIRLAEQGLAEINNNIRGYSATLTKQERIDGKVTPAQRIALKVRHDPFSVYVKFVQPFAGREVLYNSATNKHKLVALEGSGWKRKIGKVWLPVDGRMALDGQRYPITLTGMKYLTEELLRIAKEDVKYGECETKYAVVPVDGRPCTMIQVQHPVPRKNFRFYIARIFVDHEHRIPTGYDAYSWPMNQGDGPQLEESYFHTDVVLNPGLTDADFDAENPNLFN; translated from the coding sequence ATGACCCCCGCCGCCCGCTACCTGCTTACTGCCGTGTTGGCGATGGCGCCGCTGGCGCCCGCTGCGGCGCAGCAGATCACCCAGCCCGTGTACCGCGTCCCCGCCCAGCAGGCCGCACCGGCTCAGGCGCCGCCAGCTCAGGCGCCGGTTCAGCTGGCCCAGGCGGCGATGCCGGCGGCTCCTGCGTCGAGCCCGCGGGTCGACCCGCACGTGACGCCGGTCTCGCTGCCGGCCGGCGCGACGCGACCCGAAGGGCTGGAGGGATCGCCGTTCGACATCTACGAGCTGCCGGGCGAGCACCCGCTGATGCCGTGCATCCGGCTGGCCGAGCAGGGGCTGGCTGAGATCAATAACAACATCCGCGGCTACTCGGCCACGCTGACCAAGCAGGAGCGGATCGACGGCAAAGTGACGCCGGCACAGCGGATCGCCCTCAAGGTGCGGCACGACCCGTTCTCGGTGTACGTGAAGTTTGTCCAGCCGTTTGCTGGCCGCGAGGTGCTGTACAATTCGGCGACCAACAAGCACAAGCTCGTGGCGCTCGAGGGGAGCGGCTGGAAACGCAAGATCGGCAAGGTCTGGCTGCCGGTCGACGGCCGCATGGCGCTAGACGGGCAGCGGTACCCGATCACCCTGACCGGCATGAAGTACCTGACCGAAGAGCTGCTGCGGATCGCCAAGGAAGACGTCAAGTACGGCGAGTGCGAGACCAAGTACGCCGTGGTCCCCGTCGACGGGCGCCCCTGCACAATGATCCAGGTCCAGCACCCGGTGCCGCGGAAGAACTTCCGCTTCTACATCGCACGGATCTTCGTCGACCACGAGCACCGCATCCCGACCGGCTACGACGCCTACAGCTGGCCGATGAACCAAGGTGACGGTCCGCAGCTCGAAGAGAGCTACTTCCACACAGACGTCGTGCTCAACCCCGGCCTGACCGACGCCGACTTCGACGCCGAGAACCCGAACCTGTTCAACTGA
- a CDS encoding DNA gyrase inhibitor YacG, with amino-acid sequence MLCPVCNNDFSPKKTPAMPFCSERCKLIDLGRWLDEGYSLPTVPDPEADEQPPEWNN; translated from the coding sequence ATGCTCTGCCCGGTCTGCAACAACGATTTCTCGCCGAAAAAAACGCCCGCGATGCCGTTCTGCAGCGAACGCTGCAAGCTGATCGACCTGGGGCGGTGGCTCGACGAAGGGTACTCGCTGCCGACGGTCCCCGACCCCGAAGCGGACGAGCAGCCGCCCGAGTGGAACAACTAA
- a CDS encoding universal stress protein yields the protein MIGRILVALGGTEYTLVAIDTAVALAKQHNAELTGVTVMNTERLRRIGPVPMGAGDIAQQLRDERVALSREAAELVISRFQQACTEAGVKHSVLHEENDEAAHYLIQLSRYHDLAVIGLKAAFDYGVEGTASDPVKLLDRLITGGVRPIIAVPNTPFDAKRALIAYSGSMESARTLRHFLNSDPWPGVETRIVTFGKDNEENQALLSDAVAYCASHGRTVEAEVIDASPNKGLLEEADRWDADVIVLGNSHKSLLMRRVLGETVLHIVQNSEKALFLGQ from the coding sequence ATGATTGGTCGAATTCTCGTGGCGCTCGGCGGAACCGAGTACACGCTAGTGGCCATCGACACGGCGGTCGCCCTGGCCAAGCAGCACAACGCCGAACTAACCGGTGTAACCGTTATGAACACCGAGCGGCTGCGGCGGATCGGCCCGGTGCCGATGGGCGCCGGGGACATCGCCCAGCAGCTCCGCGACGAGCGGGTCGCCCTGAGCCGTGAAGCCGCCGAGCTGGTTATCTCCCGGTTCCAGCAGGCCTGCACCGAAGCGGGCGTCAAGCACAGCGTGCTGCATGAGGAGAACGACGAGGCGGCCCACTACCTGATCCAGCTCTCCCGATACCACGACCTGGCCGTCATCGGACTCAAAGCGGCCTTCGACTACGGCGTCGAGGGAACCGCAAGCGACCCGGTCAAGCTGCTCGACCGACTCATCACCGGCGGCGTGCGGCCGATCATCGCCGTGCCCAACACGCCGTTCGACGCCAAGCGGGCGCTGATCGCCTACTCCGGCAGCATGGAGTCGGCCCGCACCCTGCGGCACTTCCTCAACTCCGACCCCTGGCCCGGCGTCGAGACCCGCATCGTCACCTTCGGCAAAGACAACGAGGAGAACCAGGCCCTGCTGTCCGACGCGGTCGCCTACTGCGCGTCGCACGGCCGCACAGTCGAGGCCGAGGTGATCGACGCCTCGCCCAACAAGGGCCTGCTCGAAGAGGCCGACCGCTGGGACGCCGACGTTATCGTCCTTGGCAACAGTCACAAGAGCCTGCTGATGCGGCGCGTCCTCGGCGAGACCGTGCTGCACATCGTCCAAAACTCCGAGAAGGCGCTGTTCCTCGGCCAGTAA
- the dnaJ gene encoding molecular chaperone DnaJ, whose translation MATQRCYYEVLGVERTSDGGTISSAYRKLAIRYHPDKNPGDDEAVARFKECAEAFEVLSDDEKRARYDRFGHAGVNGAGGGGGGHFHDVNDIFSAFGDIFGDMFAGGGGPGRARPGRDVRCDVTLTLHEAANGCEKEVEFQRHETCETCSGSGAAAGSSRETCGYCGGAGRVIQSAGIIRMQTTCPACHGEGSTVKRPCGDCRGAGQKLRKVVTKVKIPAGVDDGMRVRISGEGEPSPAGGPRGDCYCFVSVLQHPLFEREGQHLVCRVPISYTQAALGSKVEIPTLQGKTDFEVPPGTQSGEVFRMPGKGMPDPRRRGLGDLLVQVTIEVPKKLSKEEKQKLRELAQLEHKNVAPERKTFFGQLKEYFKHEDEPAQAEESK comes from the coding sequence ATGGCAACCCAACGCTGCTACTACGAAGTGCTCGGCGTCGAACGGACCTCCGACGGCGGGACAATCTCTAGCGCCTACCGCAAGCTCGCCATCAGGTACCACCCGGACAAGAACCCGGGAGACGACGAGGCGGTCGCACGGTTCAAGGAGTGCGCCGAGGCGTTCGAGGTGCTCTCTGACGACGAGAAGCGGGCCCGCTACGACCGGTTCGGCCACGCCGGCGTGAACGGTGCCGGCGGTGGGGGCGGCGGCCACTTCCACGACGTCAACGACATCTTCTCGGCGTTCGGCGATATCTTCGGCGACATGTTCGCCGGTGGCGGCGGCCCCGGCCGCGCCCGGCCGGGACGCGACGTGCGGTGCGATGTCACGCTCACGCTGCACGAGGCCGCGAACGGCTGCGAGAAGGAGGTCGAGTTCCAACGCCACGAGACCTGCGAGACCTGCAGCGGCTCGGGGGCGGCGGCCGGCAGCTCGCGCGAGACCTGCGGCTACTGCGGCGGCGCCGGGCGGGTGATCCAGTCGGCCGGCATCATCCGCATGCAGACCACCTGCCCCGCCTGCCACGGCGAGGGCTCGACCGTCAAACGGCCCTGTGGCGATTGCCGCGGCGCCGGCCAGAAGCTCCGCAAAGTGGTCACCAAGGTCAAGATCCCCGCCGGCGTCGACGACGGCATGCGGGTGCGGATCTCTGGCGAGGGCGAGCCGAGCCCCGCCGGCGGCCCGCGGGGCGACTGCTACTGCTTTGTGTCGGTGCTGCAGCACCCGCTGTTCGAGCGGGAGGGCCAGCACCTGGTTTGCCGGGTGCCGATCAGCTACACGCAGGCCGCCCTCGGCAGCAAGGTGGAGATCCCCACGCTGCAGGGCAAGACCGACTTCGAGGTGCCGCCCGGCACGCAGTCCGGCGAGGTATTCCGCATGCCCGGCAAGGGGATGCCCGACCCGCGTCGCCGAGGCTTGGGAGACCTGCTCGTGCAGGTTACGATCGAGGTTCCCAAGAAGCTGTCGAAGGAAGAAAAGCAGAAGCTCCGGGAGCTCGCGCAGTTGGAGCACAAGAACGTGGCCCCCGAGCGGAAGACGTTCTTCGGTCAGCTGAAGGAGTACTTCAAGCACGAGGACGAGCCCGCCCAGGCAGAGGAATCTAAGTAG
- a CDS encoding MBL fold metallo-hydrolase gives MDSSPIRIEPIVSEFFAENAYIVWRQGDSRAVVVDPGFSPELIIEFLGREQLTPDAILLTHGHSDHIAGNQALKDSWPDCPLIIGHGDAYKLTDPQGNLSANYGVALVSPPADQTVSEGDSIEAAGIQFDTLETPGHSAGHVVFLYESEGRTHVLGGDVLFQGSVGRTDFPDGSFDDLRASIHDKLFPLPSDTVVYPGHGPTTTIGEEKQHNQFVGRSAGYDL, from the coding sequence ATGGATAGCAGCCCGATCCGCATTGAGCCCATTGTTTCGGAGTTTTTCGCCGAAAACGCGTACATCGTCTGGCGGCAGGGCGACTCGCGAGCGGTGGTCGTGGACCCCGGGTTTAGCCCCGAACTGATTATCGAGTTCCTCGGTCGCGAGCAGCTCACCCCGGACGCCATCCTGCTCACGCACGGGCACTCCGACCACATCGCCGGCAACCAGGCCCTCAAGGACAGCTGGCCCGACTGCCCGCTGATCATCGGCCACGGCGACGCCTACAAGCTGACCGACCCCCAGGGCAACCTGTCCGCCAACTACGGCGTCGCTTTGGTCAGCCCGCCCGCCGACCAGACTGTCAGCGAGGGTGATAGCATCGAGGCCGCCGGCATCCAGTTCGACACCCTCGAGACCCCCGGCCACTCGGCCGGCCACGTGGTGTTCCTCTACGAGTCCGAAGGCCGAACCCACGTCCTCGGCGGCGACGTGCTGTTCCAGGGCAGCGTCGGACGCACCGACTTCCCCGACGGCAGCTTCGACGACCTGCGGGCCTCGATCCACGACAAGCTGTTCCCGCTGCCCAGCGACACGGTCGTTTACCCCGGGCACGGCCCGACCACCACGATCGGCGAGGAGAAGCAGCACAACCAATTCGTCGGCCGCTCGGCCGGTTACGACCTCTAG
- a CDS encoding FmdB family zinc ribbon protein — translation MPTYDYQCDACDHEFELFQGINDPVKKKCPECGKLKLRRLFGTGAAVVFKGSGFYETDYRSDSYKKAAEKDKKSQSSKGDSKSDSKPSPKKTESKTESKPASRGKSDKS, via the coding sequence ATGCCAACGTACGACTACCAGTGCGACGCGTGCGACCACGAGTTCGAGTTGTTCCAGGGGATCAACGACCCGGTTAAGAAAAAGTGCCCGGAGTGCGGCAAGCTCAAGCTGCGGCGCCTGTTCGGCACCGGCGCGGCGGTGGTGTTCAAGGGCTCGGGTTTCTACGAGACCGACTACCGCAGCGACTCGTACAAGAAGGCGGCCGAGAAGGACAAGAAGAGCCAGTCCTCCAAGGGCGATTCCAAGAGCGACTCGAAGCCTTCCCCCAAGAAGACTGAGTCGAAGACCGAATCGAAGCCCGCGTCAAGAGGCAAGTCGGACAAGTCCTAG
- a CDS encoding nucleotide exchange factor GrpE: MAEQQEPTEEGLDVTVEDIQADDIEPTVEDKLAAANDRILRLQAEVQNQITRGARQMQEERQYAALPLARDLLPVLDNIDRAIDAAEKEGPAGGSTGGLLEGIKLVRQQLLTAITQHKCEAISAAGEPFNPDFHEAILQQPSDEVPAGSVLQDVQTGYKMHDRVVRASQVIVSSGPAAGDA; encoded by the coding sequence ATGGCAGAACAACAAGAGCCCACCGAAGAAGGCCTGGACGTCACCGTGGAAGACATCCAGGCGGACGACATCGAGCCGACCGTCGAGGACAAGCTGGCCGCCGCCAACGACCGCATCCTGCGGCTGCAGGCCGAGGTGCAGAACCAGATCACCCGCGGCGCGCGGCAGATGCAGGAAGAGCGTCAGTACGCCGCGTTGCCGCTGGCGCGCGACCTGCTGCCGGTGCTCGACAACATCGACCGCGCGATCGACGCGGCCGAGAAAGAGGGCCCCGCAGGCGGCTCGACGGGGGGCCTGCTCGAGGGGATCAAGCTGGTCCGCCAGCAACTGCTCACCGCGATCACCCAGCACAAGTGCGAGGCGATTAGCGCCGCCGGCGAGCCGTTCAACCCCGACTTCCACGAGGCGATCCTCCAGCAGCCCTCCGACGAAGTGCCGGCCGGCTCGGTGCTGCAGGACGTCCAGACCGGCTACAAGATGCACGACCGCGTCGTGCGAGCGAGCCAGGTGATCGTTTCGTCTGGCCCCGCGGCTGGCGACGCGTAG
- a CDS encoding tRNA adenylyltransferase — MRNSKLRRQIAWEAARLMYDRQESEYYRAKMKAARQLTKGWVKPSDLPSNAEIRDQIQSFARLYEGDSRTENLRAMRLAALAMMRRLERWRPRLIGSVLTGHTREGSDIDLHLFADSVESVTHLLEQEGLTYAVEKKLVRKQGEEQVYTHVHVRSGFDFELTLYASDQAHYVFKSSITGKPIERASVPQLEQFLAQQYPGVDLEAEVADIEAEVDVYQLYESLLLPLENVKQNPDYHPEGDALYHSLQVFDHARDEHAYDQEFLAAALLHDVGKAIDPYDHVAAGLEALDGFVTERTAWLIEHHMLCHKLVDGTLGARAKRRLRDSEHYHDLIALGECDRAGRQPGAEAPELDEALDYLRELDEMFG, encoded by the coding sequence ATGCGAAACTCGAAACTGCGCCGCCAGATTGCCTGGGAGGCCGCACGCCTGATGTACGACCGACAGGAGTCGGAGTACTACCGGGCCAAGATGAAGGCCGCCCGCCAGCTCACCAAGGGATGGGTCAAGCCGTCCGACCTCCCCAGCAACGCCGAGATCCGGGACCAGATCCAGTCGTTCGCCCGGCTCTACGAGGGGGATTCCCGCACCGAGAACCTGCGGGCGATGCGGCTGGCGGCCCTGGCGATGATGCGGCGGCTCGAACGCTGGCGGCCGCGGCTGATCGGCAGCGTGCTGACCGGCCACACCCGTGAGGGCTCGGACATCGACCTGCACCTGTTCGCCGACAGTGTCGAGTCGGTCACCCACCTGCTGGAGCAGGAGGGACTGACGTACGCGGTCGAGAAGAAGCTGGTCCGCAAGCAGGGCGAGGAGCAGGTCTACACCCACGTGCACGTCCGCAGCGGGTTCGACTTCGAGCTGACGCTCTACGCGTCCGACCAGGCGCACTACGTTTTCAAGAGCTCGATCACCGGCAAGCCGATTGAACGGGCCAGCGTCCCCCAGCTCGAGCAGTTCCTGGCCCAGCAGTACCCGGGCGTGGACCTTGAGGCAGAGGTCGCCGACATCGAGGCCGAGGTCGACGTCTACCAGCTGTACGAGTCGCTGCTGCTGCCGCTAGAGAACGTTAAGCAGAACCCCGACTACCACCCGGAGGGGGACGCGCTGTACCACAGCCTGCAGGTGTTCGATCACGCGCGGGACGAGCACGCCTACGACCAGGAGTTCCTGGCGGCCGCCCTGCTGCACGACGTCGGCAAGGCGATCGACCCGTACGACCACGTCGCCGCGGGGCTCGAGGCGCTCGACGGCTTCGTCACCGAGCGGACCGCCTGGCTGATCGAGCACCACATGCTGTGCCACAAGCTGGTTGACGGCACGCTGGGCGCACGGGCCAAACGCCGCCTCCGCGACAGCGAGCATTACCACGACCTGATCGCCCTGGGCGAGTGCGACCGAGCCGGCCGCCAGCCCGGCGCCGAGGCGCCCGAACTCGACGAGGCGCTCGACTACCTGCGGGAGTTGGACGAGATGTTCGGGTAG
- a CDS encoding PIG-L family deacetylase gives MPEPDTPDLPEPLDVIAVGAHPDDVEIGCGGVVAKLVEQGYRVGIVDLTDGEPTPGSPGPEARLAEAAEAARCLGATHRETLDLPNRRLFDDFDARVALAKVLRRWRPRLVIGISDRTPLASPDHWQARQIVDAGVFYSRLTKWDEKFDGLPPHRIAAQLYYPLSFYSLEAPIDGNYFVVDISSTLEQKMASIRAYATQFPPEKQEIFAKVTAMAQRFGSAAGYQAGEVLSSPRAIGTTDLMGLVFDAGPRPT, from the coding sequence ATGCCAGAACCAGACACCCCCGACCTGCCCGAACCCCTGGACGTTATCGCCGTGGGCGCCCACCCGGACGACGTCGAGATCGGCTGCGGCGGCGTGGTGGCGAAGCTCGTCGAGCAGGGCTACCGGGTCGGCATCGTCGACCTGACCGACGGCGAACCGACCCCCGGCTCGCCCGGCCCGGAGGCCCGGCTGGCCGAGGCGGCCGAGGCGGCCCGCTGCCTGGGGGCCACGCACCGCGAGACGCTCGACCTGCCCAACCGGCGGCTGTTTGACGACTTCGACGCCCGGGTCGCCCTGGCGAAGGTGCTGCGACGCTGGCGTCCGCGGCTGGTGATCGGCATCAGCGACCGCACGCCGCTCGCCTCGCCGGACCACTGGCAGGCCCGGCAGATTGTTGACGCCGGCGTTTTCTATTCGCGGCTCACCAAGTGGGACGAGAAGTTCGACGGGCTGCCGCCGCACCGCATCGCGGCCCAGCTGTACTACCCGTTGTCGTTCTACTCGCTCGAGGCGCCGATCGACGGCAACTACTTTGTGGTCGACATCAGCTCGACACTCGAGCAGAAGATGGCCAGCATCCGGGCCTACGCCACGCAGTTCCCGCCGGAGAAGCAGGAGATCTTCGCCAAGGTCACGGCCATGGCGCAGCGGTTCGGCTCGGCGGCCGGCTACCAGGCCGGCGAGGTGCTCAGCAGCCCCCGCGCGATCGGCACCACCGACCTGATGGGCCTGGTGTTCGACGCCGGCCCGCGGCCCACCTGA
- a CDS encoding class II aldolase/adducin family protein, protein MSEYQAIKEEMCEIGRRMYARHFVAANEGNLSVRVDEDRVLCTPTFFCKGVMSPDDISTVNMQGEQLAGKRKRTSEVLLHLEIMKERPEIRGVVHGHPPHATAFAVAREPIPTGVHPEADVFLGEVPIADYATPGDDRLARTILPFVHKCNTIVLANHGTVSFDVSLEQAYWWTEILDAYCRMLILARQVGRVQRLSDAECRDLIELKQRFGLSDPRAGEEFADADLTTSPLFRDTWAQSRADARAFGRTDIEDGLVDKIAKRVVELMKQ, encoded by the coding sequence ATGAGCGAATACCAAGCGATCAAAGAGGAGATGTGCGAGATTGGCCGGCGGATGTACGCCCGCCACTTTGTCGCCGCGAACGAGGGCAACCTCTCGGTGCGCGTCGACGAGGACCGGGTGCTCTGCACGCCGACCTTCTTCTGCAAGGGCGTCATGTCGCCCGACGACATTTCAACCGTCAACATGCAGGGGGAGCAGCTCGCCGGCAAGCGGAAACGCACCAGCGAGGTGCTGCTGCATCTGGAGATCATGAAGGAGCGGCCCGAGATCAGGGGCGTCGTCCACGGCCACCCGCCCCACGCGACCGCGTTTGCCGTCGCCCGCGAGCCGATCCCGACGGGCGTTCACCCCGAGGCCGACGTGTTCCTGGGCGAGGTGCCGATTGCCGACTACGCCACCCCGGGCGACGACCGCCTGGCCAGAACGATCCTGCCGTTCGTCCACAAGTGCAACACGATCGTGCTCGCCAACCACGGCACGGTGAGCTTTGATGTCTCCCTAGAGCAGGCGTACTGGTGGACCGAGATCCTCGACGCGTACTGCCGTATGCTGATCCTGGCCAGGCAGGTCGGCCGCGTCCAGCGGTTGTCCGACGCCGAATGCCGCGACCTGATCGAGCTGAAGCAGCGATTCGGCCTGTCCGATCCGCGGGCGGGCGAAGAGTTTGCCGACGCCGACCTGACCACCAGCCCGCTGTTCCGCGACACCTGGGCCCAATCGCGAGCCGACGCCCGGGCGTTCGGTCGGACCGACATTGAGGATGGTCTGGTCGACAAAATCGCCAAGCGGGTTGTTGAGCTCATGAAGCAGTAA